CCATGCTTTGTGACTTAGGGAGAATCAATAATGAAAGAGATAAGAATTCATGGTAGAGGTGGGCAGGGTTCTGTTACTGCCGCCGAGCTCCTGGCTGTTGCAGCATTTGCTGATGGAAAATACAGTCAGGCATTTCCAGCATTTGGTGTGGAGCGCCGGGGTGCTCCTGTACAGGCCTTTACCAGACTCAGTGACAGACCAATCAGACTGAGAAGTCAGGTATACCAGCCAGATTACGTGATAGTTCAGGATCCAACCCTTATTGAGGTAGTAGATGTTGCAAACGGTATAAAGGACAATGGAACAATTATTATCAACAGTGAGTTTGAACCTGAACAGTTCAGTTTCAGTACAGGAGCAAAAGTAATGACAGTGGATGCAACAAGGATTGCACTGGATGTTATTGGAAGACCAATTGTCAATACCATTCTGCTGGGAGCTTTTGCCGCTGCAACCGGAGAGATTCAGCCAGGATCCATTGCAGATGCAGTAAAGCAAAGATTTTCCGGTAAGATCGGAGAAAAGAATGCTGAAGCTATTGACAGAGCATATAACATGACCATGGAGGCAAAGGCATGAGTATCACACCAGGAGGAGTATGCCAGCCAGGAACCACTCGAGAAAACAAGACAGGCGGATGGAGAAACTTTAGACCTATCTATCATTACGATAAATGTATAAAATGTAAACTCTGTGAACTGCTGTGTCCTGATATGTCGGTTATTCTGCGAGATGATGGATTCTATGATTTTGATTATGATTACTGTAAGGGATGTGGACTCTGCGCCAATGAATGTCCTGTAGATGCCATTGAAATGATTCTGGAGGAAAAATAAAATGGCTGTATTACGCGAAACAGATAAAGATAAGATGACCGTTGTTGAAGGGTCATATGCAGTTGCACATGCTGTCAAAATATGCAGACCAAATGTCATTTCAGCATATCCCATAACTCCGCAGACACACATAGTTGAGGAATTATCCCAGTTTATGGCAGATGGAGAGATCCCAAACTGTGAATATATGAATGTAGAATCAGAATTTTCCGCACTCTCAGCACTTGTTGGTTCAGCTGCAACCGGAGCCAGGACATATTCGGCCACAACATCTCAGGGCCTTGCACTCATGCATGAGGTTATGTTCAATGCTGCAGGTATGAGACTTCCAATTGTCATGACAATCGTTAACAGGGCAATGAGCGCTCCAATCAATATCTGGAATGATCAGCAGGACTCAATATCCCAGAGAGATACCGGATGGATCCAGTTATATGCTGAGGATATACAGGAAGCATCTGACATGATCGCACAGGCGTACAGGGTTTCTGAAGATAAGGATGTACTGCTTCCTGCAATGGTATGTATGGATGGGTTCATACTATCCCATGTATATGAGCCAGTTGTACTGCTCGAACAGGATCTTACAGACAAATACCTAAAAAAATACGAAACAGAGCTCAAACTTGATCCAAAGAATCCATTAAGTTTTGGAGCTTTTGCTGATCCTTCAACCTATACAGAATTCAGATACCTGCAGCAGCAGGCAATGGATATAGCCCTTGAAAGGATTGAAGAAGCCGCTGATGAGTTCAGGGATATCTACGGTAGATATTATGGTGGTCTTGTAGATGAGTACATGACAGAAGATGCAGATATAATCCTCTTTGCAATGGGATCAGTGGTTGGTACTGTAAGAGATGTGGTGGACGAGATGCGAAACCGCGGTGAAAAGGTGGGTCTTCTCAAGATCCGTACTTTCAGACCATTCCCTGCAGAAGCCATCAAAAAAGCCATTGCCAATTCAAAGGTGGTTGTCACACTTGATAAGAACATCACCATCGGACTTAACGAAGGAGCACTCTTTACAGAAACAAAATCATGCCTGTACAACACAGATATCAGAATTCCTGTAATTGGGTTCACACTGGGGCATGGAGGAAGAGATATACCTGAAAAAACGATTGAAAATATAATAGATACAGCAAAGAAAACAATGGAATCCGGAATAGATTCCGAGAGCCAGTTCATTGATGTTAGGGAGGATTTGATATGAAAGAATTGTTAAGCCCGGGACATACTGCATGTCCTGCATGCTGCGATACAATGATAGCAAAGTTTACTTTAAGGGCCCTTGGGGAGGATTGTATCATTGTAAGTCCAACAGGTTGCCTTGAAGTAACCACCAGTGCCTTCCCCACAAGTTCCTGGCAGGTACCATGGATACACTCCCTTTTCGAAAATGCAGGTGCAGTGGCATCTGGAATAGAAGCTGCTCTAAAGGCAATGGACAAAAAAGAAGACACTAAGGTTGTTGTGCTTGCAGGTGATGGAGGTACACTGGATATTGGAATGAGGAGTATCTCAGGTGCCTTTGAAAGAGGACATGATATAGTATACATATGTATTGATAATGAAGCATACATGAACACCGGTGTCCAGAGAAGCGGAGCTACGCCATTTAATGCAACTACCACAACCAGTCCTTCAGGAAAAGTATCTTTTGGTAATCCCTTACCAAAGAAGAACATGCCAGCAATTATGGCTGCACACGGATCCCCCTATGTTGCAACAACAACCCTTGCATATCCAAAAGATCTAATGAAAAAAGTCAAAAAGGCAGCCGATATTGAAGGGCCTACATATATCCATGCCCATGCACCATGTACGACCGGATGGGGCTTTGATACTGCA
Above is a genomic segment from Methanosalsum zhilinae DSM 4017 containing:
- the porB gene encoding pyruvate synthase subunit PorB, whose amino-acid sequence is MKELLSPGHTACPACCDTMIAKFTLRALGEDCIIVSPTGCLEVTTSAFPTSSWQVPWIHSLFENAGAVASGIEAALKAMDKKEDTKVVVLAGDGGTLDIGMRSISGAFERGHDIVYICIDNEAYMNTGVQRSGATPFNATTTTSPSGKVSFGNPLPKKNMPAIMAAHGSPYVATTTLAYPKDLMKKVKKAADIEGPTYIHAHAPCTTGWGFDTAKTVEIGKLAVQTALWPMYEMENGEITSVKKIKKPKPVEDYLRMQRRFKHLFTMEGGAEEIEKIQAIADYNIKHFGLQ
- the porA gene encoding pyruvate synthase subunit PorA yields the protein MAVLRETDKDKMTVVEGSYAVAHAVKICRPNVISAYPITPQTHIVEELSQFMADGEIPNCEYMNVESEFSALSALVGSAATGARTYSATTSQGLALMHEVMFNAAGMRLPIVMTIVNRAMSAPINIWNDQQDSISQRDTGWIQLYAEDIQEASDMIAQAYRVSEDKDVLLPAMVCMDGFILSHVYEPVVLLEQDLTDKYLKKYETELKLDPKNPLSFGAFADPSTYTEFRYLQQQAMDIALERIEEAADEFRDIYGRYYGGLVDEYMTEDADIILFAMGSVVGTVRDVVDEMRNRGEKVGLLKIRTFRPFPAEAIKKAIANSKVVVTLDKNITIGLNEGALFTETKSCLYNTDIRIPVIGFTLGHGGRDIPEKTIENIIDTAKKTMESGIDSESQFIDVREDLI
- a CDS encoding pyruvate ferredoxin oxidoreductase subunit gamma, producing the protein MKEIRIHGRGGQGSVTAAELLAVAAFADGKYSQAFPAFGVERRGAPVQAFTRLSDRPIRLRSQVYQPDYVIVQDPTLIEVVDVANGIKDNGTIIINSEFEPEQFSFSTGAKVMTVDATRIALDVIGRPIVNTILLGAFAAATGEIQPGSIADAVKQRFSGKIGEKNAEAIDRAYNMTMEAKA
- the porD gene encoding pyruvate synthase subunit PorD codes for the protein MSITPGGVCQPGTTRENKTGGWRNFRPIYHYDKCIKCKLCELLCPDMSVILRDDGFYDFDYDYCKGCGLCANECPVDAIEMILEEK